One Syntrophorhabdaceae bacterium genomic region harbors:
- a CDS encoding electron transfer flavoprotein subunit alpha/FixB family protein, producing MDNYKGVLICGEIVEGKLSPVSVELLGAGRKLAGDLGEELSILLMGSKAGELAQEAIALGADTVYTAEDAALDAYNSDAYTQVAANLCKKALPAIILFGHTDIGCDLSPRLNGRLGGGLAMECMTLSIDAATKSLLAVRPVFGGNAHATMVSKAARPQMATVRAKVFGPAERADAREGKVVPVEDKLDASLLKVKVVEKIKEQVEGVKLEDAEIVVSGGRGMGNAQDFAKLRELADILGGAVGATRVACDEGWAPATLQVGQSGKVVSPKIYFAIGLSGAMAHLAGCLGAKNIVAINKDKEANIFNV from the coding sequence ATGGATAACTATAAAGGTGTTTTAATATGTGGCGAAATCGTAGAAGGAAAGCTATCCCCTGTGAGCGTGGAGCTTCTCGGGGCCGGAAGAAAACTCGCCGGTGATCTTGGCGAGGAGTTGAGTATTCTTCTAATGGGCAGCAAGGCGGGCGAACTCGCGCAAGAGGCGATTGCTTTGGGCGCCGATACTGTCTACACCGCCGAAGATGCCGCGCTCGATGCGTACAACTCTGATGCATATACCCAGGTAGCGGCAAATCTCTGCAAGAAGGCGCTCCCTGCTATCATATTGTTCGGTCATACTGACATAGGCTGTGACCTGTCTCCCAGGCTCAACGGCCGTCTGGGTGGCGGGCTTGCGATGGAGTGCATGACGCTCTCTATCGATGCCGCGACAAAATCTCTCCTGGCGGTTCGGCCCGTTTTCGGCGGCAACGCCCACGCCACAATGGTGTCCAAAGCCGCTCGTCCTCAGATGGCTACGGTCAGGGCGAAAGTCTTTGGCCCGGCAGAACGCGCCGATGCACGTGAGGGTAAGGTTGTTCCCGTGGAGGACAAACTCGACGCTTCACTTCTGAAAGTGAAGGTCGTAGAAAAGATTAAGGAACAGGTCGAAGGCGTGAAACTGGAAGACGCCGAAATCGTCGTGTCCGGTGGACGCGGTATGGGCAACGCCCAGGACTTCGCCAAGCTCCGCGAACTTGCCGATATACTCGGCGGTGCCGTGGGCGCTACCCGGGTTGCGTGCGACGAGGGATGGGCTCCGGCCACGCTCCAGGTCGGCCAGAGCGGAAAAGTCGTCAGCCCGAAGATTTACTTCGCCATTGGTCTTTCCGGCGCCATGGCCCATTTGGCAGGCTGCCTGGGGGCAAAAAATATTGTAGCCATCAACAAGGACAAAGAGGCCAATATCTTCAATGTCG